The following DNA comes from Oncorhynchus mykiss isolate Arlee chromosome 16, USDA_OmykA_1.1, whole genome shotgun sequence.
CCAATCTGCATAATGTAGGCACATAAAGTAGACTAAGATGAGTTCAAAAGTACTATACCATGTCTATCAACGTGAGTAAATTGCATACAATATGTAACTTTCCCTACTGTTCCCTTCAGGTTGAGAACTTAACAGAAGAGCAGAAAAATGGTGAGTCTTGGTTTTTGGACACAATAATTGCTCTTACAAACCATGTCTTCTTTAATTTTGCATCATTCATGTCTGTGGAGAAGCACTAGTAATACCCATAAGATCCATTTAATCTGCTTCTCACCACTATGTCCCCACAGAGTTTAAGGCAGCCTTTGACATTGCATGTCAGGGTGCAGAGGACGGCTGCATCAGCACCAAGGAGTTGGGGAAAGTGATGAGAATGCTGGGGCAGAACCCCACCCCAGAGGAGCTGCAGGAGATGATAGATGAGGTGGATGAGGATGGTGCGTCACCATGGATACAAACATATCAACACACAATACTACATCCCCTCACTTCAATATGAATTAACCTTAGGCAAAGTCATTAGGTCAGGTAGCCTGAGGAGTGGTTCATACATAGTTTTCAGACTGGTATAAAATGTTAATTTCGAAGTCATCACATTACTATGTTTCAGCATTAagacactctgtctgtctgtctgtctgtctgtctgtctgtctgtctgtctgtctgtctgtctgtctgtctgtctgtctgtctgtctgtctgtctgtctgtctgtctgtctgtctgtctgtctgtctgtctgtctgtctgtctgtctgtctgtctgtctgtctgtctgtctgtctgtctgtctgtctgtctgtctgtctgtctgtctgtctgtctgtctgtctgtctgtctgtctgtctgtctgtctgtctgtctgtctgtctgtctgtctgtctgtctgtctgtctgtctgtctgtctgtctgtctgtctgtctgtctgtctgtctgtctgtctgtctgtctgtctgtctgtctgtctgtctgtctgtctgtctgtctgtctgtctgtctgtctgtctgtctgtctgtctgtctgtctgtctgtctgtctgtctgtctgtctgtctgtctgtctgtctgtctgtctgtctgtctgtctgtctgtctgtctgtctgtctgtctgtctgtctgtctgtctgtctgtctgtctgtctgtctgtctgtctgtctgtctgtctgtctgtctgtctgtctgtctgtctgtctgtctgtctgtctgtctgtctgtctgtctgtctgtctgtctgtctgtctgtctgtctgtctgtctgtctgtctgtctgtctgtctgtctgtctgtctgtctgtctgtctgtctgtctgtctgtctgtctgtctgtctgtctgtctgtctgtctgtgtgtgtgtgtgtgtgtgtgtgtgtgtgtgtgtgtgtgtgtgtgtgtgtgtgtgtgtgtgtgtgtgtgtgtgtgtgcgtgcattggGGGGGTTACAGGCAGCGGGACAGTAGACTTTGATGAGTTCCTGGTGATGATGGTGCGCTGCATGAAGGAGGAGAGCAAAGGAAAATCAGAGGAAGAGTTGGCTGAACTTTTCCGCATGTTCGACAAGTAAGGCTAATATCAAGCAAAGTGGCTGCCAAAAAACATTTGTGCTTACTCTGCCAAGAACCTATAAAGACAAAAATATAGAAAACTAAAAAATAATGTCAATGTTGTCAGGGATATGTGTACTCATTGACGCTGCTTACAGAAACGGAGATGGCTACATTGATTTGGAGGAGCTGAAAACCATGCTGGAGTCAACTGGAGAGGCCATCACTGAGGATGACATCGAAGAGCTCATGAAGGATGGAGACAAAAATAATGACGGAAAGATTGATTATGATGGTAAGACAAGAGGTCCAACAGTAATAATTTTAGACAAAAGATCAGGCTGGGACTTCCAGAATGTGTAATTGTTAGTTTGTTTTTGTCAGCTACATGCACCAATGACACTCGTCTAGGTAATCCATTCAAAAAATTTCACAGTTCAAATCCAGGCAGTCAATAAGAAATTGTCCATCATGAGCTGTGGGTGTCATTCTCTTCCACAGAGTTCCTGGAATTCATGAAGGGGGTTGAGTAAAGGACTCCAAAGATTCATGGACTCTCAGCCCGGGAAAATACTCATACCTCCTCTTAGCTCTGAACATCACATTATTGCCTGAATACGTTGGACAACATTGAAATAAAAACCTCTTTCTGCTTGGCTCCATCTACCACTAAACATGTGTTATATCCTCAATGTGTATCGGCCTTGGTTGACATCTTGTATGTGGTCTAGTTTTTATCCATAGCATTATTAAGGGACCTTAAAGATAATAGGTCTTGTTATGTCCTTAAAGTGAATTTCTGAACTACAAATTGATTTAACCCCCCATAATCCTATAATATTTTATTTGAAATTTTAACCTAGGGGAGGAAACACTCTTCTCCACAATACTGTATATTTTCAATAAAGAAAGATTTTCAGTAATCCAGATGAGTCTTCAATTCAAACAAATTGATATCAACAGGATTGCTTATCACCATTGTATTGTATGTTATTGTATTGAATTGCATTGTATTGTAGAACAAAGGAAtagcgacggaggccatcgcccctcccttccgaacggcgttcgcccatctcttaggaccgactgacccatgttcaactgctgttcacatggaacccttctccacttcggtcTTCAAAGTtatcgtttgaatatttgctactaccaccaagatcccATAGCACAATGGGTCATTGCTGTATAAAGGGCACAATATAGGCCTGGTAAGGCTCTTGAGATAAGTGACAAATTACAAGATTTGCAGGGTATCATACACCAGGTATCACTTTATCATtgtgtgaaacacacacacacacacagatgaaatATCTCACATTAGtacgagccctgaatgctgattggctgacagcggtggtatatcagacctcataccacgggtatgagaaaacatttatttttactgttctaattacgttggtaaccagtttataatagcaataaggcacctcgggggtttctggtatatggccaatatacactCCGCGATGCttcatgcataagaacagcccttagccgtgctaTATTGGCCCTATACCacacccctcgtgccttattgcttaaatatgttTAGGAAAATGTTAAGTATCTTCATTTCTTGGGTGGGTTTACAGGACAGAGCCCATGTGAAAAAGTCAAAATAACAGAGGGCATCCGAGAACGCATCTGCTACAGAAGCTGGTTTCAACCAATGGAGATGTATCGAATCATGCGCGTCTTTTGCACAATGTTTATATTCGTCACTGGTTTTGTGCCAAATCAATGCGCTGATGAGATAATTAATATATGACGTAGGCAACATCAGATTCACCACATTGAAAATATTACTAGCTAATGAAATCATAACATATTGTTGTCTAAATTGTACCATTCGTAATAGCATTGGACTCGTGGAAGCAAccaaggtaaaaataaataatgactACCTGGAATGATCAAATGCTCCAGGTGCGCGGAATGAATAACTTTTATTCGCCAGTTTAGAGTGAAACTATTGTGGTATATGGGAGGGAATGACAAGCTGTGGCTAGCTATGTGTGTTTAATAGCGAATTTACTACTAGTTATCATTCTAGCCTATACTACAACACATCTCTCTAGAAGGCAACATTTGTTTGTGTTACCCAGGCTCCAGTCGCACCACTTTCCTTCGGTTTGGGGTGGGAGGAGAGCAAGTTGGTCGGGTGCCTTGCAAAAGTGGCGTCCATTTTGAGTACATTTCCAACCTCTTCAATCCACCACACGGCGGCGCTATTAGTCTGTGCCAAAATTTTGACTCCTTTAGGAGGTCAGAGGCTGTAGATTCTGTCACTTCGGAGGGAAGGCTCACTGACCGTcttggaaggatggagagatgagatgagagggaaAGTGTACTATAATATACTCTGAGAATTAAACCAAACTCAGAAATGTGATAGGATGGAGTGATGAGATGAGAGGGAATGTGTACTATAATATACTCTGAGAATTAAACCAAACTCAGAAATGTGACATTTATACACTTAAAATTATATATTTGTGCCTCTTCTATAGAATTATGAAGTAATGCCCAGAGTATGCGACACTCCACTAATGTGTATGGAGAGatctcaaatcaaactttatttgccacatgcgcggaatacagcaagtgtagactttaccgtgaaatgcttaattacaagcccttaaccaacagtgcagttcaagaagaagaaaatatttaccaagtaggctaagataaaaagtaataataagaataacaataatgaggctatttacagggggcaccagtaccgagtcagtgtgcaggggtacaggctagttgaggtaatctgtacatgtaggtgggggcgaagtgactatgcatagggtaacaaacaaacagcgagtagcagcagtgtacaagtggtggggggggggggggggggggtcaatgtaaattgtccggagacgatttttatgaattgttcagcagtctaatggcttggggtagaagctgttgaggagccttttggtcctagacttggcgctacagtaccgcttgctgtgcagtagcaaagaaaacagtctataacttgggtgactggagtctctgacaattttctgggctttcctctgacactgcctattatataggtcctggatggcaggaagcttggccccagtgatgtactgggccatttgtACTggcctctgtagcgccttacggtcagatgccgagcagttgccataccaggcggggatgcaaccggtcaggatgctctcgattatgcagctgtagaaccttttgaggatctggaggcccatgtcaaatcttttcaatctgctgagggggaaaaggttttgtcttcatgactgtgttggtatgtttggaccatgatagttcgttggtgatgtggacaccaaggaacttgaaactctcgatccgctccactacagccctgtcgatgttaatgggggcctgttcggcccgccttttcctgtagtccacgatcagctcctttgtcttgctcacattgagggagaagttgttgtcctggcaccatactgccagttctctgacctcctccctataggccgtctcattgttgtcggggatcaggcctaccactgttgtgtcatcagcaaacttaatgatggtgttggagttgtgtttggccacgcagttgtgggtgaacagggaatacaggaagggactaaatacacacccctgaggggccccagtgttaaggatcagcgtggcagacgtattGTTACATACtcttaccacctgagggcggcccgtcaggaagtccaggatccagttgcagagggaggtgtttagtcccagagtccttagcttagtgatgagcttcgtgggcactatggtgttgaacgctgagctgtagtcgatgaacagcattctcacataagtgttccttttgtccaggtgagaaagggaggTGTGGAGTGCGAATTAGAttttgtcatctgtggatctgctgtatgtgaattggagtgggtctagggtgtccaggAGGATGTTGTTGATaagagccatgaccagcctttcaaagcacttcatggctactgatgtgagtgccacggggctTTAATCATTTAGTCAGGTTAcatttgcttccttgggcacagggactatggtggtctgcttgaaacatgtaggtacagactcagtcagggagaggttgaaaatgacagtgaagacacttgacagttggtccgcgcatgctttgagtacacgtcctgttaatccgtctggcccagctgctttttgaatgttgacctgtttaaaggttttgttcacatcgacTACCGAGagagttatcacacagtcatccagaacagctggggctctcatgcatgcttcagtgttgcttgcctcgaagcaagcataaaaggcatttagctcgtctggtaggctcgcgtcactgggcagctcacgtctgggtttccctttgtagcccataatagttttcaagccctgccacatccgacgagcgtcagagctggtgtagtaggattcaatcttaatcctgtattgacgctttgcttgtttgatggttcgtctgagggcatagcgggatttcttataagcctccggattagtctcccgctaattgaaagcggcagctctagcctttagctcgatgcgtaTGTTGCCTGTAAccaatggcttctggttgggatatgtacagttgaagtgggaagtttacatacacttaggttggagtcattaaaacttatttttcaaccattccacaaatttcttgttaacaaactatagttttggcaagtcggtttggacatctactttgtgcatgacacaagtcatttttacaacaattgtttacagacagattatttcacttataattcactgtatcccaattccagtggggtcacaagtttacatacactaagttgactgtgcctttaaacagcatggaaaattccagaaaattatgtcatggctttagacgcttcagataggctaattgacaccatttgagtcaattggaggtgtacagtgccttgcgaaagtattcgtcccccttgaactttgcgaccttttgccacatttcaggcttcaaacataaagatataaaactgtatttttttgtgaagaatcaacaacaagtgggacacaatcatgaagtggaacgacatttattggatatttcaaacttttttaacaaatcaaaaactgaaaaattgggcgtgcaaaattattcagcccctttactttcagtgcagtaaactctctccagaagttcagtgaggatctctgaatgatccaatgttgacctaaatgactaatgatgataaatacaatccacctgtgtgtaatcaagtctccgtataaatgcacctgcactgtgatagtctcagaggtcagttaaaagcgcagagagcatcatgaagaacaaggaacacaccaggcaggtccgagatactgttgtgaagaagtttaaagccggatttggatacaaaaagatttcccaagctttaaacatcccaaggagcactgtgcaagcgataatattgaaatggaaggagtatcagaccactgcaaatctaccaagacctggccgtccctctaaactttcagctcatacaaggagaagactgatcagagatgcagccaagaggcccatgatcactctggatgaactgcagagatctacagctgaggtgggagactctgtccataggacaacaatcagtcgtatattgcacaaatctggcctttatggaagagtggcaagaagaaagccatttcttaaagatatccataaaaagtggcgtttaaagtttgccacaagccacctgggagacacaccaaacatgtggaagaaggtgctctggtcagatgaaaccaaaattgaactttttggcaacaatgcaaaacgttatgtttggcgtaaaatcaacacagctcatcaccctgaacacaccatccccactgtcaaacatggtggtggcagcatcatggtttgggcctgcttttcttcagcagggacagggaagatggttaaaattgatgggaagatggatggagccaaatacaggaccattctggaagaaaacctgatggagtctgcaaaagacctgagactgggacaaagATTTGTctcccaacaagacaatgatccaaaacataaagcaaaatctacaatggaatggttcaaaaataaatatatccaggtgttagaatggccaagtcaaagtccagacctgaatccaatcgagaatctgtggaaagaactgaaaactgcagttcacaaatgctctccatccaacctcactgagctcaagctgttttgcaaggaggaatgggaaaaaatgtcagtctctcgatgtgcaaaactgatagagacataccccaggcgacttacagctataatcgcagcaaaaggtggcgctacaaagtattaacttaagggggctgaataattttgcacgcccaatttttcagtttttgatttgttaaaaaagtttgaaatatccaataaatgtcgttccacttcatgattgtgtcccacttgttgtcgattcttcacaaaaaaatacagttttatatctttatgtttgaagcctgaaatgtggcaaaaggtcgcaaagttcaagggggccgaatactttcgcaaggcactgtacctgtggatgtatttcaaggccaaccttcaaactcagtgcctctttgcttgacatcatgggaaaatcaaaagaaatcagccaagtcctcagaataaaaattgtagacctccacaagtctggttcatccttgggagcaatttccaaacgcctgaaggtaccacgttcatctgtacaaataagagtacgcaagtataaacaccatgggaccacacagccgccataccactcaggaaggagacacgttctgtctcctggagataaacgtactttggtgcgaaaagtgcaaatcaatcccagaacaacagcaaaggatcttgtgaagatgctggaggaaacaggtacaaaagtatctatatccacagtaaaatgagtcctatatctacataacctgaaaggccgctcagcatagaagaagccactgctccataaaaaagccagactacagtttgcaactgcacatggggacaaaaatcatactttttggagaaatttcctctagCCTgatgaaatagaactgtttggccataatgaccgttgttatgtttggaggaaaaagggggaggcttgcaagccgaagaacatcatcccaaccgtgaagcacgggggtggtagcatcatgttgtgggggtgctttgctgcaggagggactggtgcatttcagaaaatagatggcatcatgagggaggaaaattatgtggctatattgacgcaacatctcaatacatcagtcaaAAAGTtagagcttggtcgcaaatgggtctaccaaatggacaatgaccacaagcgtacttccaaagttatggcaaaatggcttaaggacaacaaaggtattagagtggccatcacaaagccctgacctcaaagcCCTAAAGAAAAtctgtaggcagaactgaaaaagcgtgtgcgagcaagtaggcctacaaacctgactcagttacaccagttctgtcaggaggaatgggccaaaattcacccaacttattgtgggaagcttgtggaaggctgcctgaaacgtttgacccaagttaaacaatttaaaggcaatgctaccaaatactaattgagtgtatgtaaacttctgacccactaggaacgtgatgaaagaaataaaagctgaaataaatcagtctctctactattattctgacatttcacattcttaaaataaagtggtgatcctaactgacctaaagcagggaatttttactctgattaaatatcaggaattgtgaaagactgagtttaaatgtatttggctgtacGTACAGTTACTGTGGGGACAGTCACTGCGACACTTCATTAATGTGTATGTAGATATCGGCCACAAGTAAGGCCATGCCTAGACAATAACAATAGAAAACAATCCTAGTGTTTTCCCTGCCATTGCATGCCCCATTAACATTGCCTTTGTATGCCTTTTTGGAGTGAAACGGTATGGAGTCCATATTAATGGGTACTGTCAGGATGAAAATGGGGAACTCAGGAGGTGGGTGGGATGATGATCCATGACCAAGCATACCTACCCTGTAAAACTGGACATCCTGGTCAGCACTTGTTGATTTGATATTTTACATATTTTCAGTGAATGGCAAACTGTGGCTTATAATGCTCGTCCACCATATTTTCATGCAGCTGTGGGTCTAGTGGCAGGTATCAGTGTGAAAACACCCTTATCAAGGAGTGTGAGCAGGAGGCCTGCATCCCAGCAGACATACCAGAAACTGCGTGCCATGTCAGCAGTGAGGTGATTGATGCCTCAACAGGAGTGGCAATCACTCTGCAGTGTCTCATTGAGAATGCTGTCTCTTTGCATGCTTTTACATAGGCCTACATTCTAATCCACAGTATTTTAATCTCCCCTGTGTCTTCTCTCATAGCTATACTTATGAGGATGATGGGGTGTTTCCAGAAAGCCCTTTTGTGTTTGACTATGCCACTACCTCCTGAGTTCAAGCTTAGGATAGGGGAGGTACAAGAGTTCTACCTCTACTCCATGGACAAGGTCAACCACTACTTTTGAGCACCTCCAGTCCTGCATGACGGTTCTTATGTCTGGCCCATAAAGAAGAAATTCAAGTAGGCCTACAATGTGTTGTTTTCAGGTGAAAGAAGTGCTGGTCAGTGATGACTTCAAGCCCAACTGTGCCATGGTGGTCCTAGACTTCATTGGACACTCCTTCATACAACCCGACACAGGTTTGTATCAGTACATAAATGACACAggataatatacactgaacaaaaatataaacacaacatgtaaagtgttggtcccatgtttcatgagctgaaataaaagatcccagaaatgttccatatgctcaAAGCTGATTTCTTTCTAATTCTGTGCACAaacttgtttacatccctgttagtaagggTTTCTCCTTTGTTGGGGAGAATAAAaggccacacaacacaatgccacagatgtcgtAAGTGTTTAGGGAacgtgcagttggcatgctgactgcaggaatgtccaccagagcggttgccagataatttcatgttaatttctctaccataagacaccttcaaagttgttttagagaatttggcagtatatccaaccagcctcacaaacgcaggccacgtgtatggcgtcgtgtgggcgagtggtttgctgatctcattgtgaacagactgccccatggtggcagtggggttatgggttgggcaggcataagctacgaacaaACACAATCAATGGCAATTTGGATGtgcagagataccatgacgagatcctgaggtccattcaTCCGCAGCcctcacctcatgtttcagcatgataatggacAGCCAGCCCCATGTTGcatggatctgtacacaattcgtGGAaggtgaaaatgtcccagtttttccatggcctgcatactcaccagacatgtcacccattgaacatgtttgggatgctctggatctaaGTGTATGACAGCGTGTGTCAGTtttgccaatatccagcaacttcgcacagccattaaagatgagtgtgacaacattccacaggacactgtcatgtctttggctatgccggaataagtgatatgacatgctattctataaaatccttctctgtaattaatattacctgattgagctaatcatgtaaatgtaattaactagaaagacggggcaccacgaaagagtgtttatagagctgttatcttctgaataaactctgaAAGACCTAGTattattttacatcaatagcagtcaatattaatcggcaccttatttcagtctcatctgaaagttgtaaattcttggttatcttcacgaaccctggctaacaagttgactcagcaatacaaaattgggtttaattatctatttactaaatacctaactaatcacacagaattacatatacacagaatgcaaATTATGTCATACAGAAAACGTCCCTGGTGGATGGAGACGacatgacggctggttacacaaaggaaagggggttgggtttgagtgaacgagcgggaagactgaggaacaaagggagacgCCATGCttttgtaaatacagtatcttctgcattctaaattaccacctatttggaaaaggaaaatgcaataaatatttact
Coding sequences within:
- the LOC110492266 gene encoding troponin C, slow skeletal and cardiac muscles translates to MDDVYKAAVENLTEEQKNEFKAAFDIACQGAEDGCISTKELGKVMRMLGQNPTPEELQEMIDEVDEDGSGTVDFDEFLVMMVRCMKEESKGKSEEELAELFRMFDKNGDGYIDLEELKTMLESTGEAITEDDIEELMKDGDKNNDGKIDYDEFLEFMKGVE